The following proteins come from a genomic window of Pyxidicoccus sp. MSG2:
- a CDS encoding fatty acid desaturase family protein, whose translation MQPALAPASASPAAPAGPGPSRDELVELLRIRPARALGMAALHLGVWGLAGVGLAHVSGFWLKLPLWLLAALGVMGLIQLDHDAWHDTLFPRPWQNRLFGNGLSLLVGIAYEPMRHDHLAHHRWNRTEKDPDAYNAGRRSPGLWALFYATVLLGLPLSLVYFNVLYPVQYFDAARLRRHARVLLGYGAFYALLFWLLAGHGLLGGAVECWLLPVLFASPLNGLKSISDHHANVWRGDRFHTATTVRSTRLVTFLWNGLNHHLDHHLYPRVPGYNLARLHARLRPELLARGAPVFDSYLHVMWRALLAGPMVVEEDVRLVTLERKRP comes from the coding sequence ATGCAGCCCGCCCTCGCCCCCGCCTCCGCTTCACCCGCCGCCCCCGCCGGGCCGGGCCCCTCCCGCGACGAGCTGGTGGAACTGCTGCGCATCCGCCCCGCGCGGGCCCTGGGCATGGCGGCCCTCCACCTGGGCGTGTGGGGGCTGGCCGGCGTGGGGCTCGCGCACGTCAGCGGCTTCTGGCTGAAGCTGCCCCTGTGGCTGCTGGCGGCCCTGGGCGTCATGGGGCTCATCCAGCTCGACCACGACGCGTGGCACGACACCCTCTTCCCGAGGCCCTGGCAGAACCGCCTCTTCGGCAACGGGCTCAGCCTGCTCGTGGGCATCGCCTACGAGCCGATGCGGCACGACCACCTCGCGCACCACCGCTGGAACCGCACCGAGAAGGACCCTGACGCCTACAACGCGGGCCGCCGCTCGCCCGGGCTGTGGGCACTCTTCTACGCCACCGTGCTGCTGGGCCTGCCGCTCAGCCTCGTCTACTTCAACGTCCTCTACCCGGTGCAGTACTTCGACGCCGCCCGTCTGCGCCGCCATGCGCGGGTGCTGCTCGGCTACGGGGCCTTCTACGCGCTGCTCTTCTGGCTCCTGGCGGGCCACGGGCTCCTCGGGGGCGCGGTGGAGTGCTGGCTGCTGCCGGTGCTCTTCGCCAGCCCCCTCAACGGGCTCAAGTCCATCTCCGACCACCACGCCAACGTCTGGCGCGGCGACCGCTTCCACACCGCGACGACGGTGCGCAGCACCCGGCTCGTCACCTTCCTGTGGAACGGCCTCAACCACCACCTGGACCACCACCTCTACCCGCGGGTGCCCGGCTACAACCTCGCGCGGCTGCACGCGCGCCTGCGCCCCGAGCTGCTCGCGCGCGGGGCCCCCGTCTTCGACAGCTACCTCCACGTCATGTGGCGGGCCCTCCTGGCCGGCCCCATGGTGGTGGAGGAGGACGTGCGACTCGTCACCCTGGAGCGAAAGCGCCCATGA
- a CDS encoding iron-containing redox enzyme family protein → MSSIEEQLEALTVGMARQVASWLPAVTPERYMAFLDMMYHYTRRSGDRLRLAAERATLPELKAFFAELAGDEQSHYLLAQADLAAFGREPSSDTPREVADFHAFWEGIGPERQLAFLGALRVLEGVARHLGGEARQGLGRLGLERTKARFILVHLDVDLEHGARAQALCAALGAGHPEPLLEGARRAADFWVAIHRAALAGEARP, encoded by the coding sequence ATGTCGTCGATTGAGGAGCAGTTGGAGGCGCTCACCGTCGGGATGGCGCGGCAGGTCGCGAGCTGGCTGCCGGCGGTGACGCCAGAGCGCTACATGGCGTTCCTCGACATGATGTACCACTACACGCGGCGCAGCGGAGACCGGCTGCGGCTCGCGGCCGAGCGCGCCACGCTCCCCGAGCTGAAGGCCTTCTTCGCGGAGCTGGCGGGGGACGAGCAGTCGCACTACCTGCTGGCCCAGGCGGACCTCGCGGCCTTCGGGCGCGAGCCCTCGTCCGACACGCCTCGCGAGGTGGCCGACTTCCACGCCTTCTGGGAGGGAATCGGGCCGGAGCGGCAGCTCGCCTTCCTGGGCGCGCTGCGCGTGTTGGAGGGCGTGGCGCGGCACCTGGGAGGCGAGGCCCGCCAGGGGCTGGGGCGGCTCGGGCTGGAGCGGACGAAGGCGCGCTTCATCCTCGTCCACCTCGACGTGGACCTGGAGCACGGCGCGCGGGCCCAGGCGCTCTGCGCGGCGCTGGGGGCCGGGCACCCGGAGCCGCTGCTCGAAGGGGCCCGGCGGGCCGCCGACTTCTGGGTGGCCATCCACCGCGCGGCGCTGGCCGGCGAGGCGCGGCCGTGA
- the tnpA gene encoding IS66 family insertion sequence element accessory protein TnpA: protein MPKRAEKPEWTRVAEEFEASGQTQREFAESRGLRLSTLQSWVYRRRRQVSTEAEPPVRLLPVQMSGAPMAEGMPLEVLTVSGARVRFASDTDVDYVARLVAALGRAAC from the coding sequence GTGCCGAAGAGAGCTGAGAAGCCGGAGTGGACGCGCGTCGCCGAGGAGTTCGAAGCGAGCGGGCAGACGCAGCGGGAGTTCGCCGAAAGCCGAGGGCTGCGGCTGAGCACGCTGCAGTCGTGGGTGTACCGGCGTCGGCGCCAGGTGAGTACTGAGGCGGAGCCGCCCGTGCGCTTGCTGCCCGTGCAGATGAGCGGAGCGCCCATGGCGGAGGGGATGCCGTTGGAGGTGCTCACCGTCAGTGGGGCGCGCGTGCGCTTCGCGTCGGACACGGACGTCGACTACGTGGCGCGACTGGTGGCGGCGCTGGGGCGTGCGGCGTGCTGA
- a CDS encoding DUF2381 family protein encodes MSASYSAALVALTVLMGLPASGEPPLPSWNAGVRQLELPAEPTGDEPELHISPGLSTTLAFDVELLRDKEGKDTVALEKRESFILVDAGQATLRLLPSDALKSGERLRLVVRFKDGAAPAGAAFTLVVHPARAERLLDVYRTTRTAASYQREAKEAKVEAQRCQEELERERAERGGPGGLVGLIVTKQMDNTGVSTRLLNEAVTKFPGNALVTLEVYSYRSAGRVAVELVMENPQGVQPWATAGALLTSRTGVELKILPVWQRGPFEADRNLQHILVEAVATKEEAQGPFTLKLWEAGTGRTITLSGVSFP; translated from the coding sequence ATGTCCGCTTCATACTCTGCCGCGCTGGTAGCGCTCACCGTGCTGATGGGACTGCCGGCCAGCGGAGAGCCGCCTCTCCCCTCATGGAATGCAGGCGTGCGGCAGCTCGAGCTTCCGGCGGAGCCCACTGGTGACGAGCCCGAGCTGCACATCAGCCCGGGGCTGTCCACCACGCTGGCCTTTGATGTGGAGCTGCTGCGGGACAAGGAAGGCAAGGACACGGTGGCGCTGGAGAAGCGGGAGTCCTTCATCCTCGTGGACGCCGGCCAGGCCACACTCCGGCTCCTCCCCTCGGACGCGCTGAAGAGCGGAGAGCGGCTTCGACTCGTGGTGCGCTTCAAGGACGGTGCGGCCCCCGCTGGCGCGGCCTTCACGCTCGTGGTGCATCCGGCTCGTGCAGAGCGGCTGCTGGATGTGTACCGCACCACCCGCACCGCCGCGTCCTACCAGCGGGAGGCGAAGGAGGCGAAGGTGGAGGCGCAGCGGTGCCAAGAGGAGCTGGAGCGGGAGCGGGCCGAGCGCGGAGGACCGGGAGGACTCGTGGGACTCATCGTCACCAAGCAGATGGACAACACGGGGGTATCGACCCGCTTGCTCAACGAAGCCGTCACGAAATTTCCCGGAAACGCACTGGTGACGCTGGAGGTCTACAGCTACCGCTCTGCCGGCAGGGTGGCGGTGGAGCTCGTGATGGAGAATCCGCAGGGTGTGCAGCCATGGGCCACGGCGGGGGCGCTGCTTACGAGCAGAACGGGCGTGGAGCTGAAGATCCTGCCGGTATGGCAGCGAGGTCCCTTTGAAGCGGACAGAAATCTGCAACACATCCTGGTGGAGGCGGTGGCGACAAAAGAGGAGGCCCAGGGGCCCTTCACGCTCAAGTTGTGGGAGGCGGGTACCGGCCGCACCATCACCCTGTCGGGAGTTTCATTCCCGTGA
- a CDS encoding metallophosphoesterase family protein gives MRIAAVGDIHAGMDSAPLIRAAVEHLRGRADILVVAGDLTQHGSVEEAQVVARELARLELPMFAVLGNHDYHMGAEQAISATLEDAGVRVLEGKAVVCDVDGVRVAVAGVKGFGCGFAGACGTEFGEPEMKLFVRRSRESGEQLARALATADANLHVALTHFSPVKDTLLGERPEIHPFLGSFFLADAIDQGPCDVAFHGHAHNGTEWGLTAGGVPVRNVARFVLRAAYKVYELDPAAPPGSRLR, from the coding sequence ATGAGAATCGCCGCCGTCGGGGATATCCACGCCGGAATGGACTCGGCGCCGCTGATCCGGGCCGCCGTCGAGCACTTGCGGGGCCGGGCCGACATTCTGGTGGTGGCCGGCGATCTCACGCAGCACGGCTCTGTCGAGGAGGCCCAGGTCGTGGCTCGCGAGCTCGCGCGCCTCGAGTTGCCGATGTTCGCGGTGCTGGGCAACCACGACTACCACATGGGCGCCGAGCAGGCGATTAGCGCCACGCTCGAGGACGCGGGGGTGCGCGTCCTCGAGGGCAAGGCGGTGGTCTGCGATGTCGATGGCGTGCGGGTCGCGGTGGCCGGGGTCAAGGGGTTCGGCTGCGGGTTCGCCGGCGCGTGCGGCACCGAGTTCGGCGAGCCCGAGATGAAGCTGTTCGTGCGGCGCTCCCGGGAGAGTGGCGAGCAGCTGGCCCGTGCCCTCGCCACCGCGGACGCCAACCTCCACGTCGCGCTCACGCACTTCTCGCCCGTCAAGGACACGCTCCTCGGCGAGCGCCCCGAGATCCACCCCTTTCTGGGCTCGTTCTTCCTGGCCGACGCGATCGACCAGGGTCCGTGCGACGTGGCGTTTCACGGCCACGCGCACAACGGCACTGAGTGGGGGCTCACCGCGGGCGGCGTCCCGGTGCGAAACGTAGCCCGGTTCGTCCTACGTGCCGCCTACAAGGTGTACGAGCTCGACCCGGCGGCGCCACCCGGCTCGCGCCTGCGCTGA
- a CDS encoding serine/threonine-protein kinase — translation MPLHAENFQVYPEALGPGTEVGTWRVVERLGVGGFGAVYRVEDMARPGEFYALKLALRPGDERAEREVALLMIKAVHRNVVRLHACGRWPHPQTGYLYFVMDWVNGRPLDTWAEEVNPSFRELAQSAGKVALAFDALHRAGVLHRDLKPAHILIREPDGEPLLIDFGIGDYAGAATITEQTVPPGTLLLRSPESVRFHRANHGRPGARYEYQPTDDLYALGVSLYRAVTGHYPFPPHLPPDMLYLAIEGQTPPAPADFNRRTPRALSGVIMRLLAKKPQDRYPTGTELHAALMAAVSFGKSAAWEASLFEWDEEQGTELDPSTAHRRRIRRPEWPTYSGTPPAPRLVIAPALPFVRQPDRRDVVDLGQEPPVEVPPVQQRLHSPVLVVAVLLAGMVGLAAWGMRLLEGGAASDAKVPSSPSNVVTRSAPLREVAPVEALPEAAPATAPLMVEATAVAAAPLAALTKEDAPVMKESKPSASALKKVGMKAMGVAGACLNLACSGPQVRPTPPPEECPPGALEAMKELGIELGDTRVFVFDVIKGEPHVITVREGNTTVRLGQGWEGLRSGSLLYGKLYLSERVYGRFTWARTNQGRTYPVCIELLSSSRERGLERKPGSEADFARIWTTGRANPVNRFE, via the coding sequence ATGCCCCTGCACGCGGAAAACTTTCAGGTGTACCCGGAGGCGCTGGGGCCCGGCACGGAGGTGGGCACTTGGCGCGTGGTGGAGCGGCTGGGAGTGGGCGGCTTCGGAGCCGTGTACCGCGTGGAGGACATGGCCCGGCCCGGCGAATTCTACGCGTTGAAGCTGGCGCTTCGTCCTGGTGACGAACGTGCCGAGCGTGAAGTCGCGCTGCTCATGATCAAGGCCGTGCACCGCAACGTGGTGCGCTTACACGCCTGCGGCAGGTGGCCCCATCCGCAGACGGGCTACCTCTACTTCGTCATGGATTGGGTGAACGGCCGGCCGCTGGACACCTGGGCCGAGGAGGTAAATCCGAGCTTCCGCGAGCTGGCGCAGTCCGCCGGCAAGGTGGCTCTGGCCTTCGATGCGCTCCACCGGGCGGGAGTGCTGCACCGCGACCTTAAGCCCGCGCACATTCTCATACGGGAACCGGATGGCGAGCCGCTGCTCATCGACTTCGGCATCGGGGACTACGCGGGCGCGGCCACCATCACCGAGCAGACGGTGCCCCCGGGCACCTTGCTCCTGCGCAGCCCCGAGTCGGTGCGCTTCCACCGGGCGAACCACGGACGTCCGGGAGCGCGGTACGAGTACCAGCCCACCGATGACCTGTACGCACTGGGCGTAAGCCTGTACAGGGCGGTGACAGGGCACTACCCGTTCCCGCCGCACCTGCCGCCCGACATGCTGTACTTGGCCATCGAGGGGCAGACGCCCCCGGCGCCAGCTGACTTCAACCGGCGCACGCCTCGGGCGCTCAGCGGCGTCATCATGCGGCTGTTGGCGAAGAAGCCGCAGGATCGCTACCCGACGGGGACCGAGCTGCACGCGGCGCTCATGGCGGCGGTGAGCTTCGGCAAGTCCGCGGCGTGGGAGGCCAGCCTCTTCGAGTGGGACGAGGAGCAGGGCACCGAGCTTGACCCCAGCACTGCCCACCGACGTCGCATCCGCCGGCCAGAGTGGCCCACGTACTCCGGCACGCCACCCGCGCCCAGGTTGGTCATCGCCCCCGCCTTACCCTTCGTCCGGCAACCGGACCGGCGAGACGTCGTGGATCTGGGGCAGGAGCCGCCAGTAGAGGTGCCTCCAGTACAACAGCGGCTGCACTCGCCGGTGCTGGTGGTGGCCGTGCTGCTCGCGGGGATGGTGGGCCTGGCCGCCTGGGGGATGCGGCTGCTGGAGGGCGGAGCTGCATCCGATGCCAAGGTGCCCTCGTCACCGTCCAACGTGGTGACGCGCTCCGCACCTCTCCGTGAAGTAGCGCCAGTGGAGGCGCTACCGGAAGCTGCCCCTGCCACAGCTCCGCTCATGGTGGAGGCAACCGCTGTGGCCGCCGCGCCTCTCGCGGCGCTGACGAAAGAGGATGCACCCGTGATGAAGGAGTCGAAGCCGTCTGCCAGCGCGTTGAAGAAGGTGGGGATGAAGGCCATGGGCGTTGCGGGCGCCTGTCTCAACCTCGCCTGTTCCGGCCCCCAGGTTCGTCCGACTCCGCCACCGGAAGAGTGCCCGCCGGGCGCTCTGGAGGCGATGAAGGAGCTGGGCATCGAGCTGGGGGACACCCGCGTCTTCGTCTTCGATGTCATCAAAGGCGAGCCCCACGTCATCACCGTGCGCGAGGGGAACACCACCGTGCGGTTGGGACAGGGCTGGGAGGGACTCCGGAGCGGGTCGCTGCTCTACGGCAAGCTCTACCTCTCCGAGCGCGTGTATGGCCGCTTCACCTGGGCGCGGACGAACCAGGGCCGCACGTATCCGGTGTGCATTGAGCTGCTCAGCAGCAGCAGGGAGCGCGGCCTGGAGCGCAAGCCCGGAAGTGAAGCCGACTTCGCCCGTATCTGGACGACCGGGCGTGCGAATCCCGTGAACCGCTTCGAGTGA
- the tnpC gene encoding IS66 family transposase, with protein sequence MPLDHHCLWREEAEELKAEVGRIGGELDTLKGQMAALQRHVFGKRAEKLPTVAAELRGEEASAESKAARDEAALKKRRERAARRAEACPTREIHHTVPAEERHCPACGSEDLKLLGKGRTTEVYEYLPARFERQVHVQEVLSCKCGGGVVTAPAPAKVVDKGEYGPGFLAHVVTSKCADAMPLHRLAQRIERGGVPMSRSTLTDLFHLSASVLLPLSRHLLQCIASAEVVWADETPLRVLDVKKTRLGYLWTFLTQNEKGEWLIGYRFSMGRAGKTPLDVLGGTTGALVVDGYTGYNPVTLPDGRTRVGCWAHVRRRFFDALATAPEAREAMDLILALYRVEAQAREADVVRTAAHRELRQRHSSPVLGQLRAWLEQQAPRHPPKGPLGQAISYAMKQWDALGRFVSDERLPLDNNRSEAALRKAALGRKNFLFVGHEAAGENLASLYALVATCEANDVNPEEYLADVLLRVQTHPDSRIGELLPHEWKRLRASDSS encoded by the coding sequence CTGCCACTCGACCACCACTGCCTCTGGCGCGAGGAAGCCGAGGAGCTCAAGGCCGAGGTGGGCCGCATCGGCGGGGAGTTGGACACCCTCAAGGGCCAGATGGCGGCCCTCCAGCGCCACGTGTTCGGCAAGAGGGCGGAGAAGCTGCCGACCGTGGCAGCCGAGCTGCGCGGGGAAGAGGCGAGCGCGGAGTCGAAGGCGGCACGGGACGAGGCGGCGCTGAAGAAGCGACGAGAGCGCGCGGCCCGCAGGGCGGAGGCGTGCCCCACGCGTGAGATTCACCACACCGTCCCGGCTGAGGAGCGGCACTGCCCCGCCTGCGGCAGCGAGGACTTGAAGCTGCTGGGCAAGGGCCGCACCACCGAGGTGTACGAGTACCTGCCGGCCCGCTTCGAGCGGCAGGTGCACGTGCAGGAAGTCCTCTCGTGCAAGTGCGGTGGAGGCGTGGTGACGGCGCCCGCGCCCGCCAAGGTGGTGGACAAAGGCGAGTACGGCCCCGGCTTCCTCGCCCACGTGGTGACGTCCAAGTGCGCCGACGCCATGCCGCTGCACCGGCTGGCCCAGCGCATTGAGAGGGGCGGCGTGCCGATGAGTCGCAGCACGCTGACGGACCTTTTCCACCTGTCCGCCTCGGTGCTGCTGCCGCTGTCCCGCCACCTGCTGCAATGCATTGCGTCCGCCGAGGTGGTGTGGGCCGACGAGACGCCACTGCGCGTGCTGGACGTGAAGAAGACGCGTCTGGGCTACCTCTGGACCTTCCTCACCCAGAACGAGAAGGGCGAGTGGCTCATCGGCTACCGCTTCAGCATGGGGCGTGCGGGCAAGACGCCCCTGGACGTGCTGGGAGGCACCACGGGCGCGCTCGTGGTGGACGGGTACACCGGCTACAACCCGGTGACGCTGCCCGACGGGCGCACCCGCGTTGGATGTTGGGCGCATGTGCGTCGCCGCTTCTTCGACGCGCTCGCCACCGCTCCCGAAGCACGTGAGGCCATGGACCTCATCCTGGCCCTCTACCGGGTGGAGGCCCAGGCGCGCGAGGCGGATGTGGTGCGCACGGCCGCCCACCGCGAGCTGCGCCAGCGGCACAGCTCGCCCGTTCTCGGGCAGCTGCGCGCCTGGCTCGAGCAGCAGGCTCCGCGGCATCCGCCGAAGGGGCCGCTGGGGCAGGCCATTTCCTACGCGATGAAGCAATGGGACGCCCTGGGCCGCTTCGTCTCCGATGAGCGCCTGCCCTTGGACAACAACCGCTCAGAGGCGGCGCTCAGAAAGGCAGCGCTGGGAAGGAAGAACTTTCTCTTCGTCGGCCACGAGGCTGCGGGAGAGAACCTGGCCAGCCTCTACGCGCTGGTGGCCACATGCGAAGCCAACGACGTCAACCCGGAGGAGTATCTCGCAGACGTGCTGCTGCGGGTGCAGACACACCCCGACTCGCGCATCGGAGAGCTGCTGCCGCACGAATGGAAGCGCCTGCGCGCCTCCGACTCCTCCTGA
- a CDS encoding CapA family protein, translated as MNALRRLYADIRYEDGRWPLSRWDLNLRYITKSLLHLPEPRSAGTGEHFARVARHLASGSWRHAGAPELRLSAVGDMMWIRSGFHRALSPGVREVMAGDAVAFANLETPVDPARPVPRLVYETLHYNAPPDYLAAWEGTARHRVFSLCNNHALDQGAEGLERTRGTVLASSQHRCVGGPRPEDAVAALEVDGVRMGIAAVTYDINHLVGAPPAGVPVTRLGSPLHAPDWERLGALIDTARAVGPDLVVLMPHWGFEYEYWPEALQREHARRLIERGADLVLGSSPHVLQPVEWVSIDGADATCPTQVRRGGPARMGLIAYSLGNFLSIMPTLGCQTGAVLKLAFARDARGVLQPVDLRAVPTACGRGLGGEGFLDAGVVRLDELPPQRAAPHLAHARRTLGALLSDRRD; from the coding sequence ATGAACGCCCTGCGCCGGCTGTACGCGGACATCCGCTACGAGGACGGCCGCTGGCCGCTGTCCCGGTGGGACCTCAACCTGCGCTACATCACCAAGAGCCTCCTGCACCTGCCGGAGCCGCGCTCGGCCGGAACCGGGGAGCACTTCGCGCGAGTCGCCCGGCACCTCGCCTCGGGGAGCTGGCGGCACGCGGGCGCGCCGGAGCTCCGGCTGAGCGCCGTGGGCGACATGATGTGGATTCGCAGCGGCTTCCACCGCGCCCTCTCTCCCGGCGTCCGGGAGGTGATGGCGGGGGACGCGGTGGCCTTCGCCAACCTGGAGACGCCGGTGGACCCGGCGCGGCCCGTGCCCCGGCTCGTCTACGAGACGCTCCACTACAACGCCCCGCCGGACTACCTCGCGGCCTGGGAGGGCACGGCGCGCCACCGCGTCTTCTCCCTCTGCAACAACCACGCGCTCGACCAGGGCGCCGAAGGGCTGGAGCGGACCCGGGGGACGGTGCTGGCCTCCTCCCAGCACCGCTGCGTGGGAGGCCCTCGGCCGGAGGACGCGGTGGCCGCCCTGGAGGTGGACGGGGTGCGGATGGGCATCGCCGCCGTGACGTATGACATCAACCACCTCGTGGGGGCGCCGCCCGCCGGGGTGCCGGTGACGCGGCTGGGCAGCCCCCTCCACGCGCCGGACTGGGAGCGGCTGGGCGCGCTCATCGACACCGCTCGCGCGGTGGGGCCGGACCTGGTGGTGCTGATGCCGCACTGGGGCTTCGAGTACGAGTACTGGCCCGAGGCCCTCCAGCGCGAGCACGCCCGGAGGCTCATCGAGCGCGGGGCGGACCTCGTCCTGGGCTCCTCGCCACATGTCCTCCAGCCAGTGGAGTGGGTGTCCATCGACGGCGCGGACGCCACCTGCCCCACGCAGGTGCGCCGGGGCGGGCCCGCGCGGATGGGGCTCATCGCGTACTCGCTGGGCAACTTCCTGAGCATCATGCCCACGCTGGGGTGCCAGACGGGGGCCGTGCTGAAGCTCGCGTTCGCCCGGGACGCGCGGGGCGTGCTCCAGCCGGTGGATTTGCGCGCGGTGCCCACCGCCTGTGGACGGGGCCTCGGAGGGGAGGGGTTCCTCGACGCGGGCGTGGTGCGCCTGGACGAGCTGCCCCCCCAGCGGGCGGCGCCGCACCTCGCGCATGCCCGGCGGACGTTGGGCGCGCTGCTTTCGGACCGGAGGGACTGA
- the tnpB gene encoding IS66 family insertion sequence element accessory protein TnpB (TnpB, as the term is used for proteins encoded by IS66 family insertion elements, is considered an accessory protein, since TnpC, encoded by a neighboring gene, is a DDE family transposase.): MLTLPASVRILLATGPVDMRKSIDGLMALVRTGWGEDVYSGHLFAFVSRRGDRVKILTFSRGGFVLYYKRLETGRFRLPPVDADAQSVALDATQLAMLLDGIDVAEVKRQPAWTPPGRPGS; the protein is encoded by the coding sequence GTGCTGACGTTGCCGGCCTCGGTGCGAATCCTGCTGGCCACCGGGCCGGTGGACATGCGCAAGTCGATAGACGGGCTCATGGCCCTGGTACGCACCGGCTGGGGCGAGGACGTCTACTCGGGCCACCTCTTCGCCTTCGTCAGCCGGCGAGGAGACCGGGTGAAAATCCTCACCTTCAGCCGGGGCGGCTTCGTCCTGTACTACAAGCGCCTGGAGACGGGCCGCTTCCGACTGCCGCCGGTGGACGCCGACGCGCAGTCCGTCGCGCTCGACGCCACGCAGCTGGCAATGCTGCTGGACGGTATCGACGTGGCCGAGGTGAAGCGCCAGCCCGCCTGGACGCCCCCAGGGCGGCCAGGGAGCTGA
- a CDS encoding DUF2019 domain-containing protein has product MSMRNIQGASIDELVQEYEHAAVAYGQALAAANPRAANRAHDRIASAYRELRSRAVASHLLPLLKSEDENVRSIAAAHALEFAPAQGEPVLLEFAARPGRIRTRAEYALKAWREGTLKFP; this is encoded by the coding sequence ATGAGCATGCGCAATATCCAAGGGGCGAGCATTGATGAACTCGTCCAAGAGTACGAGCATGCGGCGGTAGCCTACGGACAGGCGCTGGCCGCTGCGAATCCTCGTGCTGCCAATCGGGCTCACGACAGGATTGCAAGTGCCTACCGTGAGCTCCGGAGTCGAGCGGTGGCCTCCCATCTCCTTCCGCTGTTGAAGAGCGAGGACGAGAATGTCCGTTCCATTGCTGCTGCACACGCGCTTGAGTTTGCTCCAGCTCAGGGTGAACCTGTTCTGTTGGAGTTTGCTGCCCGCCCAGGGCGTATCCGGACACGGGCGGAGTACGCGCTCAAGGCGTGGCGCGAGGGCACGCTCAAGTTTCCGTGA
- a CDS encoding LOG family protein, whose product MSESPYSSSSQATVSLADEETTLRVVTDTVFGLWTAVNNLTRLRPSRRTRYRVTIFGSARTKPGHWAYDEVRRMAAGLTTLGCDIVTGGGPGLMEAANQGARQAQGPSRTQSTGIRVDLPFEQESNAFVEQAYVHQTFFTRLHHFVLMSDAYVVVPGGIGTALESLMVWQLLQVRHLRDTPLVFVGAMWGGLVDWARTHMLRPGNELISAPDLEIPRCVNGADEAIAIIREHHARWQSDAGAQPAEERTH is encoded by the coding sequence ATGAGCGAATCGCCGTACTCGAGCAGCTCTCAAGCTACCGTGAGCCTTGCGGACGAAGAGACGACACTGCGTGTTGTCACCGACACCGTCTTCGGACTCTGGACCGCCGTGAACAACCTGACCCGGCTTCGGCCGTCACGCCGAACGCGCTACCGCGTCACCATCTTCGGTTCAGCGCGGACGAAGCCTGGCCACTGGGCCTACGACGAAGTCCGGAGAATGGCGGCAGGTCTGACCACGTTGGGTTGCGACATCGTCACGGGCGGCGGTCCAGGGTTGATGGAGGCCGCGAACCAAGGCGCCAGACAGGCTCAGGGTCCCAGCCGGACGCAGTCCACCGGAATCCGCGTGGACCTGCCATTCGAGCAGGAGTCAAACGCCTTTGTCGAACAAGCCTATGTGCATCAGACGTTCTTCACCCGCCTGCACCACTTCGTCCTGATGTCCGACGCCTACGTGGTCGTTCCAGGGGGAATTGGCACGGCGCTCGAATCGTTGATGGTCTGGCAACTGCTTCAGGTCAGACATCTGCGTGACACGCCACTCGTCTTCGTGGGTGCGATGTGGGGCGGGCTCGTCGACTGGGCACGCACGCACATGCTACGGCCCGGCAACGAGCTCATCAGCGCCCCTGACCTGGAGATCCCGCGCTGCGTGAACGGCGCGGACGAAGCAATTGCGATCATCCGCGAACATCACGCCCGGTGGCAAAGCGACGCCGGTGCACAGCCCGCCGAGGAAAGGACTCACTGA
- a CDS encoding methyltransferase family protein — MKGPGDAPALYLGFISLHLLLGHLGSSLVYRLRFGRSPLAYRSTGADSAHTRLTRRISGASLVWAGSVVAAALWPRWSELPWGRPLLALPPEVGWALGVLGLVGMLAAQYGMGATFRIGVDAGEAPPVLHERGLHRYSRNPIYVFSYLYLVGASLWAPSLVTLGACAGLGGLFHGLVLQEERYLSARLGEAYARYRQRVPRYL; from the coding sequence ATGAAGGGGCCTGGCGACGCGCCCGCGCTCTACCTGGGCTTCATCTCGCTGCACCTGCTGCTGGGGCACCTGGGCTCCAGCCTCGTCTACCGCCTGCGCTTCGGCCGCAGCCCGCTGGCCTACCGGAGCACCGGGGCCGACTCCGCCCACACGCGCCTCACGCGGCGCATCAGCGGCGCCTCGCTGGTGTGGGCTGGCTCGGTGGTGGCGGCGGCGCTCTGGCCGCGCTGGTCCGAGCTGCCCTGGGGCCGGCCCCTGCTGGCCCTTCCGCCGGAGGTGGGCTGGGCGCTGGGCGTGCTCGGGCTGGTGGGCATGCTGGCGGCGCAGTACGGCATGGGCGCGACGTTCCGCATCGGCGTGGACGCGGGGGAGGCCCCGCCCGTGCTGCACGAGAGAGGACTCCACCGCTACTCGCGCAACCCCATCTACGTCTTCTCCTACCTGTACCTCGTGGGCGCCTCGCTCTGGGCTCCGTCGCTGGTGACGCTCGGGGCGTGCGCGGGGCTGGGGGGGCTGTTCCACGGGCTGGTGCTCCAGGAGGAGCGCTACCTCTCCGCCCGCCTCGGCGAGGCCTACGCGCGCTACCGCCAGCGCGTCCCCCGCTACCTCTAA